Below is a genomic region from Hypomesus transpacificus isolate Combined female chromosome 1, fHypTra1, whole genome shotgun sequence.
ATTACGTATAGTTTTATAGACATTGTATACATGTGTGAACATAAAACTAATCAAATTCTTGTCCACCAGGTTACAGTAACTGCGGAACTACAAAAGCTGATTGAGGTCAGTTTTCAGGCCCTTCATAGGCTATATTTACGAAACAAAACGGTTTACTTCGGCAATAGCCCTAGTCACATTCAAGCACTCAAATGAGTCACTAGCGGTCCTTTGCGTGTCCATTTCTCacaaaattatatatttatgtACAAAAAAGTGCGTTTGTCGGATACGATTCAAGTCCTgcataaacaatatatttaatccTACATTTCTCCTTGCTCAACAGCGCTTGGTTCCATAGTGTAGCGGTTATCACGTCTGCTTTACACGCAGAAGGTCCTGGGTTCGAGCCCCAGTGGAACCattagagttttgccaaaaccATCAGATATTTTTATCCAGTTGGTTTACCTTCtgaatttatgttttttttccctttaaGGGGAAACTGTGGAATACTATTATATTCAAAGCATTGTCATAATGTATAATTCTGTCACAGTTGATATAGCTTGAAACAACCTACTACTTGGAAATGTGTTGCTAGCCTGGTTAGGTTTTTATATTGGAttgtaggggtggaacggtacatgttttcgtaccgaaccgtacgggcgtcacggttcggtgcatgaaattacatggagaatacacggtataaaaataaatacaacttgtgtgcaaattaattaatgtaatgcggaactactgttagtactgttctttagggacatctAATCTGTTTCTTTGAAGCTCTGATTGGCACCgccgtgagtcagagatagctagcctaGCAGCACTAAGAACGAGTATGGCGAGTGGTGGGGACCCACGAGCGATAGAGGACCCTATGGCCTTTTTAAGATGGCAAGTTTGGGAAAACTTTGGTTTTCCATTCAGTTATAGTAGTACAGGCGAGAGAGTGGTGGATAAGACAAACACTGTGTGTCGGCGTTGTTCAGCAGTTGGGTATGTGAGTGGAAATACATCTAACATGCTAACGCATTTAACGCATCtggcgtgtgctaaatgactaaaaatatCCGACTCCATCACCCAGGTGTGCCAATCACTGGAACGAGACCAAAAAAACTTTTGTCCAACTTCTCTTCCCTACAGTACTCAACCAGCCATTAGATACACCTTTCCCTCAGTTGTACCAAACTCGTACCGAactgtgatgtctgaaccgcggtatgaaccgaaccgtgacttcagtgtccTATTGGATTGTTAACATCCCAATTGTGAATGAATGATGAATAGCATGTGCCACATGCACTTTATTACAGTCACAGGTTGCCTATGGTAGATTACCTTGTCCCCTATCCATAGGAACTGGGCCACCTTGAGGAATTCCCGTTGGTTGCTGTATCCCACCTGGGACAAAATGGCAAAAGTGAGCACTGCTCAGGTGCTCTGAGGCTGCATCATCAAACATGAAAGAGAACACTTACTCAACAATCCATCAATGCTGCCtctgagcatgtgtgtgggtttgtgacaAAGCTGGTGGATTCCCCATAGGCTGTGGTTGGGAGATGGGAGCGTTGGGCTGGGGAGGTAGCTGGTTTGGTGGAGGCCCACCTCCACCCTGGCTACTGCTGGTGATCAGAGGCTGGACGGGGGTTTGACGGTGGAGCATTTTCTACAGTAAGGAATAGAAGTCTTCTCCACACAAAGAATATACAACAAATGAATAATGTCAAATTGATCTGTAAATGTTGAAGTATTCCACAGGGATCCAGTCTCATCAGTCATTATTTAACTTGGCTAATTATCTAGGTTCTTGGCTACACAGTTGACTTACTTGGCAATATGTAAAACAGAGGCAGTGAGGCATATTCAGTGGAACAATAGGTTTGACATTTTCCAAATAGCCTACATGCTGCACTGGTGATACCTTTGAAAGTGTCCTACTTCTGTAATCTCTTTAACTTTGTTAACTAGTTAGCTAACTTAACCCACCTAAAACTGTTGTATGCAGGCTGAGAGACCAGGGAATACAGAGGACAAAGAGGAGGACTGTCCGGATCTTCTTTCTGTATATCTTGACTAATTAAGTTATTTTGGCCCCGCATCAGCTAAACTCTATAGATTCAAAAGTGCAAAAAGCTAGTGCCAGCTGAACAATTACTAACAGGAATAGTTTGCAGGTAAAATATGAAGGAGGTCCATCATTGCAAAATACTTATGCCCTCTGACGGATACATTTCCCGCCAATCGTTATCGTTGAAGGTTGTTTGAAATGGATGGGCCCACATTTTTTATAAGCGGATATTGTCGACTGTAATTTCCGTGTGTCACATTATTTTCATTCCGCAAAATGGCGAACCTAGCTGCTGCCGTCGTTGCTGCCGCAGGCAGAGATCCAGCGGTTGATCGCTCTCTGCGCTCAGTATTTGGTAGGTTCGTTGGAAATGTATACCATATTTAGTTGACTTTCAAACGAACACGCTAATAATTGTGGACTGTAAGATACATTTGTGGAGTTTGATCACGGGTTTGCTAGCTAGGTAGCAGTAGCTGTCTTGCTACCGAACTAGGCATTGTAACTGTGTTACAATGTTATATAGTTTGTAAAGTTCTATTGTATGTTGTATTGAAGAACATGCGGGCATTATTATAATAGGAACTCAGGTAACAATTTGGCTTACTATTGCCTACTGATAGCTGGCTACTCTAACAAAATATTTACCAAGAATCAACTGTAATTCACATGCATGTCTAACATTACAGTGGGAAACATCCCATATGAAGCTACAGAGGAGCAGCTGAAGGATATTTTCTCCGAAGTTGGGCTTGTGGTCAGCTTCAGGTGAGTGTAAATTGTTCAACAAATCCTGGTGCACCGGACCATTCTTGAACAGTCCTCTCATTTCTGGTTTTGAATCATGTGTGCTCTCTAGGTTAGTGTATGACAGGGAAACAGGAAAGCCAAAGGGATATGGCTTCTGTGAGTATCAAGACCAGGAGACGGCCCTCAGTGCCATGCGGAACTTGAACGGAAGAGAATTCAGCGGCAGAGCTCTCCGTGTTGACAATGCAGCCAGCGAGAAGAACAAAGAGGAGCTCAAGAGTAGGTTCTGAGAAGCTCATGTAGACACAGTTAACCCAGGACCCAACCCAACGGCCTTAGTTGAGATGTCTCCAAAAAGGTATGTCTCTGGACATCAATTCTGCCGTGTCCAACAGGTTTGGGAACAGGAGCCCCCATCATTGAGTCTCCCTATGGGGACAACATCCAACCTGATGAGGCTCCAGAGTCCATCAGCAGAGCTGTGGCCAGTCTGCCTCCAGAGCAGATGTTTGAGCTCATGAAACAGATGAAGGTATGTCCTCTAGCCCTCTAACCTCCTTTCATATTTGTACATCTCTATAGAATTCACAGGCTGTCTATGAACGGAACCTCAGAACCTACCCGTGGTCATCCTTAAATTGCTAAAGCCTTACGAAAAAAGTATTTAGTTTCACTAACTCTGATACCCCCTGTCCAGCTGTGTGTGCAAAACAGTCCGCAGGAGGCCAGGAACATGCTGCTGCAGAACCCTCAGCTGGCCTTCGCCCTGCTGCAAGCCCAGGTGGTCATGAGGATCGTCGACCCAGAGATTGCCCTGGTGAGACTGGAGTTCTGTGAAATACTTCAACATTTACAGACCTATTCAACAtgtatatttgtttgtgtggacAATCACCCGTGGCTAGTCAATGGTTTGGAAAAAGAGCTATGCAGGACTTGTAACGTGGCTCATGGCTTCGTTAATTTCTCTGTTCCTTGCTGTAGAAAATGCTCCACCGTCAAACCCCCGTCCAGCCTCTGATCACCAGCAGTAGCCAGGGTGGAGGTGGGCCTCCGCCGAACCAGCCACCTCCCCAGCCCAACGCTCCCATCTCCCAATCACAGCCTATGGTGAGCCCAGCTCtgtcacaaacccacacacatgcacagagacAGCATTGATGGATTGTTGAGTGAGTCTTCGCTTTCATGTTTGAACAGCCGGGCATGCATATGAACGGAGCCCCCCAGATGATGCAGGGACCTCCTATGGGTGGCGTTCCTGGACCCATGCCTGGACCGGGCCCTGTGGGACCTGCAGGTAAAcagctgtgacacacacacacacctcttcactGACTATGGCACCTGAGCAGTGCTCACTTTTGCCATTTTGTCCCAGGTGGGATACAGCCACCGATGGGGATTCCTCAAGGTGGCCCAGTTCCTATGGATAGGGGACAAGGTAATCTACCATAGGCGAGTTGTGTCTGTAGTAAAGCTAGGGGTGACACATGTCATTCATCATTCATTCACAGTTCATCCCAAAAAGCAGTGTCTAGTTAAGGAACATAAAATGACCCATTGAATGTCACAACAAGTCCCGATGATCCTTCTGAAACATGAGGCTGTCAGTGACAGAGAAGCTCAGTTCCCTTTCCACACTGTTTGCATCTTAATGTTCAGAAATGTTTGTGATCTCCCTCTCGTGTCACGATGAAGTGTTGTGACATTCATTTTCATGTCTGTGTAGATGCATGTCATTACACATATTCTTCACTAGGTGTCCCTATCAGCCTGGGACTGCCTCATTTTTAGGACATGTTACTATAAATGTTTCAAATTATTACTGTAAATCTGAAATACTTTGAACTTAATCACTGTATAGATCGCACCCTGGTCATTATGTTGTTTTACGGAGTATGCTCATCCATTTCATTCACCTCAAATGTGGAAAGTGACaccagtttgtgtttgtgtgcggggGAGCAGTTAACCCTATTGTGGGAGTGTCGCATGCTTTGGCGCCGTGTCTGAGTGTTGCTTTGCTCTCTCTGAGTTGTGTGTCTCCTGTTCTTTTCACTTAATGCTGGCTCAGGAAACCTCCAGCATTCACCTACTGGATCGTCTGGGCAGGCTGCTATCGAGCGGCCTCAAGGTATCCTCTACTTACTGCCCATAGCAACCCAAGAAGGGATTTTATGGGATGGTTTTCGTTTAGTCATCCTGACCAAGGGTGTATCAAGTCTTAAGTTGCATATGTTGCAAAAtaatttgcaaccattttcatATGCATTGACACATTAATTTATTAATTATGAATTAAGTTATGCCAACAGTAGCCTTTGTGTCGTGGGGTCTGGTAGAAGAGTCTAGGGCACCCAGACTGTAAACACTACAAGCAGAACATCATATGACTACACCTCTCCAAGTTCTGGTTAAACTGTCTTGCAAGAAGGTTCTCCTAAGTTCTCAAACACGTTTGCGTAAATGGTATCAGCCTGTCAGAAACCTGTCATGTCTTTGTTCCCAGGTGTGGAGTTACCGCACATGATGAATGGATTTTTGCTTATTTGCTTTGCCATCGTGAGCGAGAAAAAGTTTGTCTTAGTTTTTCTCCATAGTACAATGGATCCAGAAATCCAGTGTTGCACATTCCGTGACTGGGGAAACCCAAAAGCTGTATTATTTTTCACTGTGATTCaacagtttgtttgttttcaccaGTAAGTCTGAACAAAGGTGATGCGTTTCTTTCCCCCTGTGTCACATACGCATCCTGTCATTGTCTGACAATGACAGATCCCCGAGACACAAGGCCTAACATTTCGGACCAGTAATGTCCCCTTAAGATGTCATGATTATCCTTCTGGGTGGTTTCTTCTGCCATCTTCCTTTCCCTGCTGTGTGTTGTGACTGAGCTCTGGTCTGTCTTAGCTACTGCCTTGTGTTGCCTCTGATGGAGTGATTGTTGTGGTGTGATGAGTAAAcccttgtttttttcttttagaaccttaacaaaaaaaaactccTTAATTTCCTTACAAAAGGCCTGAAGGTCAAAACGTTCAGGACAAACCTCCACAACCTAGCAGAGTATGGGTATTGGTGTGTTACCCTGTGTGGCATTTTTACTGTCCGTGCTTGCTGGTTGAATGTGTGTCTTGTCTCAGCAGGGCCAGGCGGCATCCCCCCCAGGGGCCTGCTGGGGGACGGCCCCAACGATCCCAGAGGAGGGACCCTGCTGACGGTCACAGGAGACGTGGTGGAGCCCAGGTGAGCACCAGCGTGGTCCGAGGCGCCGGCTCTGGATCCTGAATGCAGCACTTCACTCGACCTTCTTGGAATTAAGTCTGTTAACATGCCCTGTCAAGACTTAAGGACGTTAACCTCACTTGGGCCTGGAATGTCATGGAAGTTCTGAGGTGTACAACCAGCTTGTGAATCTTGATGTTGTGTGCAGTGTGGTTGACTGTCTGTTGTTCCTCTAGTCGTGGGTTCATCAgtgcacccccaccccaccagggCCCACCCATGCACATGGGCCAAATGGGAGGTGGGCCCCCCCAAGACATGAGAGGACCGCCCCACGACATGAGAGGACCCCCCATGGGTGAACCCCGCGGCATGATGGGAGACCCCCGAGGGCCCATGATGGAGCCCAGGGGACCCCCCATGGAGACCAGAGGTACCGGCATCACTCTCTCTAGAACCCACTCATGTTGAATCTTGTCAGTTGAGAGGTATTCCACCAGGTACTTGTTGAATGAGAAGACGTTCCGTAATAATTCCGTTTTTTGTATGTTTCTGAAGGTCGCGACCCCAGAGCCGTAGACACTCGTGGGCCTCCTGTGTCAGGACAAAGGGTTCCCATGCCAACTGGAATGCCGGGTCCTGTCTCCCACTCAATGGGTCCTAACGCCCCTCCTTCTGCCAGACCGGTAGGTGCTAATCGCTGTAGCCACCCAATATCTGCTATGTGAAGTGGACCTGTGTCAGTAAAGCTGTGTGGTGATGTGGACAGGGTCCTGGCGTCTCTGGTGTTccccaggctggaggaggcttcAGCCCTGGCCAGAGCCAGGTCACATCGCAGGACCACGAGAAGGTGAGTGTGCCACTTCACCACTGTTTTATGCAAACTTGAGATTTCAAGTTTCTTTACTGGATATTAAATGATAGTGACTGATTGTCGGCACATTAGGAAAACTGGGCAATCCAGCTCTACCAGATCACTGTGGGTTGTCTTTGTTGAAGGAATTATATAATACATTGGCACTAGCCAAATATGTAATAAAGTGTCATGAGCGTTGACTGCAGTTTCGTTCCTGAAGGAGCTGCAATTGACCTCAGTTAGTTCACCAGTGTTTCTGTACTGTTTCTAGGCTGCCCTGATCATGCAGGTTCTGCAGCTGACCCCAGAACAGATTGCCATGCTGCCCCCGGAGCAAAGGCAGAGCATTCTCATCCTCAAAGAGCAGATCCAGAAGACGGCTGGGGCGCCTTGAGGCTCCTCCCCCAATgcccacacacacgaacacagtTCAAGGTTGGATGACGTTCCCTTCTTTCGCATGGCTCACCTTTCCATGACTGGCTGCTCGTTTTGAGATGTCCACATACTTTGTATTGTTGTCACACAGCTTTCAGTGGACTCGCAGACAGACATCTTTCCTGCGTCCTCTCAGATTTCTTTTGTTTCCAGGAGTGGCATGCTCAGACCTCTCAGACCTGTTTCTGACAGAAACAGAGCCGTTTCCTCCCCCTCAGAGAGCTCCAAAGACATCTCCACAGCTTAGTTTGGAATATTTTGTAGACTGTTTTGTATTACCATTTTTTATGTGGAAGGTTGACCCCAGTGTTTTTGAATTGAGCGTTTATGTGACTCCCTTTCATAAGGGGCCAATTTGTGGAAATTCAAGAGAGTGGTTTCATACTGCATTTCCCTTACTTTCTTTTGTCAGCACTGGAATCAGTTTCATGTCTGGATGTTTTTTTGTCAATAAAAGAGACAGATTCATTTTACCCACACAGTTTTAATTCGTTTTGTGTTTTATCATTTACAAACAGATTGTGAGGGTGATTAGTTGCAAGATGCTTAACAATTGACCTTGTGGATTTAAGTAACAAAGTCTAGCAGTGATTTCTTCAGTGCATGACTCAGAATTGACTACACGACTGATGGGAATCACCTTGACCATACTTCCTTCTCTTTTATGGTGTTTCTAGAAATAAGACTATTTCCCAAAAACATTTCTCATTTCCTTGTCTCTGACcaaacatggacaaacacaCCCCATAACAAATAACTGATTGGTGACATATCTTATGGGGACTTTTACTCAGGAGGAGCCGTAAAACGAGATAAGACCTGAACATGAACACAACAGTGAAACAGACCTGAAAGAGGATAGGTGACAAAGGCAATAGTCATTCCTCGAGTTTGAGAGGATTCAACTTTCTGTCCTGTTCTGTCGATCCTAATGTGCGGACCCTGGAACACGTACACCTGTCAAAAAGATGACGTAACATGGAACACACCTCTAACACACCTCAGCCACCAACTTGGATCACTACCAACAGTCACAAACAGTAATCAGCAATGCTATCCAGCAGCACACAAAGGCTTTTTATGGATGACGGTTACCTGACTCATCACTGAAAGGTTAAGGATCAAGAGCCAATACCTGAGCAGGATTGACATCACACTACAAGAAAATGACTTtttctaaatgaatacattattattattcgtGATGTGCTCAAATTGAGTTATTTTGTGGAGGTAGAATCCTACAGGTATTTAAACACACCTATTGTAGGAGTCACAGAGACTGCCAGCTCCGTCAAACTGAGTTTCAACACTATTGTGTTCCACTGATGCACAAAACTAGTATTGCAAACGCAATATTTTGAAAGAGCCAAGAGCAAAGCGTGTCCTTCAAAGAGGGAAGAATCTCATCTCAGAAGTTTTCCTTGTTGAAGTAGAATTTGGTCTTTCTGGGATCCACGTCTGAGTACTTCACACATTTCTTTGCAAGGACATCAGCCAAAGCTGCAGGGCCACACAGGAATGTCCCCACCACTGCCCTGTAGGACAACAACAGGACAGCGTTATCTATGTGTTGCATGTTAAATGAAGGGTTTCATCTGTGTTAAACCACACTAAAACCATAgcatgtgtttgaatgtgtacaATAAAATTTGATTTgtaaacttgcgttgggttttCATTGCGGACTTGTTCGAACTCCTTTTCCCAGTTTGGCCTGCCATAGTGCGTTTTCTGCTTCAGTCCTGTGACGACGTCCGTGTCCTGATCGAAGTGAACCATCACATGATTGGCCtgtcaggaagagaggagaacatgTTAAAGGAAGCTAGTTATGTTGTTGGTCATTGTAGTATAAATAGGCTCCAATACATACATGGCTCTGGTCCCATCCAGTGAGGTAGAGTTTGTATGTGAGGAAGTCGCCCAtgcctctctcttccatctccctctccaacaCCTGCAGCAGATCTGCAAACCACTCAAAAGCACTTGTCTCTCGGCACAGCCAATAGAagtaaatctgtgaaaaagttgtcaACACAAGGTGGTTAATCAAACAGACAGGACAGTGCAGACATGCAAGACTAATGACAATGCCTTCACACAGCAGAAAAGCATCCTTCAAATTCCTTGCACAAAAAGTAGGTgctttgtggttgtgttgtctGATGGCAAAGAAACAAGCTGGACAGGTTTAAAGGAGTTCATGTTTTGGATCGATGTCTGGCCAATATTTTACCTTTCTGGTTCGTAGCTTAGGGTTGGATTCTTTGAATTTGTACCAGATGGACTTGAGGATAGAAGCAAACGGGGTGACTCCAATACCAGCACCAACCAGCATGCTGACCTCATAGTCAAAGACATCCTCACTCGCTGTCCCAAATGGACCATCCACCCCCATTCTGAAGGAGAAATCAACAATCACACCACAGCAAAAGCAAAAGGAGGACGGCATTAAAAGAAAATCTGAAACCTAGCTGTGGATCCGAGAAGCTGTTCTAGTTTCATGTTCATGGGTGATGCTAGAAATACGGTCTCTGTTCCAACTGGATGGGTGGACCTACTTGGGACCCTGTGCCCCCTCGGGCAGTTGCTCCACCATGCTGATGAGCTTCTGGGTCCAATCGCCTGCAGAACGGATGTGGACGCTgaagaagtcctcctcaggggCAGAGGTCATGGTGAAGGGGTGCCACTCCAGTGGGGAGATTTCTGGGCAGTTGAGGAAGACATACTGACCCACATCCATCTTGAATCCGTTCTTCACCAACTGCAGCTCCAACACCTTGGATGGCCGGATAACAATCTGggacagggatggagggacgagggaagggagagagaagcgaAGGAGCGAggtagagatgggaggaggaatgtatgcaaagagaggaggagagagagattaagttACAAAAGTGTCACAGCATAGCTGTTGGACCtagagggggagagcagagagctggCAGGTAGCAGCACACATACCTTTCTGTACTCGACGTTCTGCATGTAACGGATGAATCGCAGCAACCTCTCACACAAGTAGATCACCATGGGACCAATCACCCACATCCAAGTCTGTTTGGCACATTGtcaatgtttgtatttttaggACCATCTCCCTACTGATTTGACAGGAAACCAATAATCTCACCAAGTCCAAATGGAATGAACGCATAACGTAATCTGTCACAGAGGAAACTCTCACCTGTGGGAACCCCCCTGCAAACTGCGGGATAGGACACTCCGGTTTTTCCCCCCAGTCATCCAAATCGTCTTTACAGTAGGTGAGGTTATACGGTGAGTCTATGTTTTGCTGACTCCGCACAATGCgtctgaggagagagtgagaggaagtgAGTACGCACCTCTCCCAACGGTCACCATGTGTTTTATGAAAAAAGATCACACAACACCACGGAAGTGGCAGGATTCTAAACATGTATAACTATGATAACAGGTAGTCAGCAGGTAGAGTTCACAGGACGAAAGGAGACCTGTCATAATCAAGGAGAGCCTTACCCAGCCCCATGGATGACCAGGCCTGCAAAAAATACTATgaagaggtggtgtgtgtaccAGAAGACCTCAAAGTAGCTGCGTCTGATGACCTCCATAGAGGaggtgatgatgaggatgaggcaGAGCGTGATAATCACCCCTGTAATCCCAGCAATGGTGGTGAACACGATATAGGAGGGAGTCTGAGGTACAACCAACCAAAGAACACTGAATTAATCACGTGATTTGGGGattttttttacacttttctACTTAGGGACAAGACATGACCATAACTATAGGGATTTCTGCTGTCTCAGCCTTTTGCTCGAAAGAGACAGGACATAATGAGTTGTTGACAGCAGTAGAGGTTATGAACTCACATCAGAGAGGGATCTGAATGGGTTCAGGTATGTCTCATCATCATCGTCTCCCAGGTTCGATAGAGTTGTGCTGAGTTCGTCATACTTCCCCTGTCTACTGTTGTAGAACCATTCCATGTTGAAGAGATGCGCTATGGTGTGAACAGCTGCCCAGACaagaacatttttttattgaatcaaGCTTAGAAGGGAATGGGGAAATTCCAAAAGAAGATCTTTTTGCTCAGACATTCAGATTAATAAACAGATCAGTGTTCAACTTATCTAAAAGTTGAACTAATTGGTCCAAACTATGAAAGCATATTAGTTAGAGGTCAGCTTTTCTCCATATCCAAATCAATATTTGCCTTTGGTTTTTGTTCAATATTTAACgacttttcattttgaaatTAAGCTTTTATTTCCTTTTAACAAATAAGTTCCTGTGAAACCCCATATCATTAAAATGTATGCCAAACGTGTGCTTTTGTTTCACCATATTTCAAAATTACCTATTGGCTCTTGTAGTTTTGTAAATAGTCAAATTGCATACCTGTCATCAAGCCAATCATGTATGCAACCATCTTGTGGAAACTCAGATTGTTGTCCAGCTGTTTTCTCATTGTCCTCCCACAACACTGAAACATGGTAGTTTATCACAGAGACTGAGTAACGCGTTCAAATTCAACCATATTTATTGCGGTTATTATAACCCTTAGTAATAAACAGATACATATCTCCATTATTTGGCATTAACTGATTTCATCAAGAGCAGACACCTCGACAAGGGTGTGAGCCCTGTGGAACTCACCATAAAGGAACcacgaaggagagagagcaggttccGACACACAGGCAGCAAGATGAGCATACAGTTGAAGTTTAGGACGGCTGCAGGAGCCCTGGCCCAAGCCAGCGCTGTCTGACAAACCAAATCACAATGCATTTAGAATTTAGAAATGAAATGAGTGCTACCTTGCAATATCTTATAGCTATCTAACAACAATGCTATAGTTTTATAATACAAAATGTTAATCTATAAAATAGACAAATTCATCCTTTCCAAATTCACTCACCCCCAAAATGTGACGAGTGTAGAAATACTGATCCCCCAACTCGTAGATAAAAAAGAACCAGACGAAAAGGAATATGTTGATTGCCATCCAGACCACCTGCAGGTCCAACCAGGAGACAGAATATCAACATCATGGTGTACCGTCAAACTATAATTTTCCACAATATAAGCCCTGAAATGTTGAGACTCCAACGATTTACCGCGCACAGTCAGTCACACTATGCTACAAGCAGCCCATATTGGGCATTTATAATTCACCTGCAGCACTCTTTTGAAAAATCTAATTAATGGCATAATTTCATTCTTACCTGTATGAAGTAAGTGAGTCCATGGTTGATAATCCAGTGACCCATTTTGATGGACTTGCTTCTCAATACACTTAAGTGCCAAACCTAGTTTACCTGCTGCCTTAATGCTTGCGGGTTTTATAGAACGCCCGCTCAAACCACGCCTACCAAAGAACGGTCTAAATTGAGACAAGGAAATACACAGCCAGCATTGGCCTTTGTGGACTTCTGAAATTCCTAAAGAAAGTCAACAATTCCATTGTACGTGACACTTCAGTCCTCCAGTTCCAATGGATAAGGAAGTTGTGACTTAATCCAAATGGTCCGGGATCAAACAATGAGTGAACAAAACAAAGGGTGCTTTATTATAATAACTTTATTTTAGCAAATCACAATACAGTAGTTAAGGCACTTACACATGCATTAAAACTGATCATACAAATAAAAGTACACAATTTTCATATTCTATCAATATTCAAGGTTTGAATGAACTACATCtgtacatttaaaatatttgtgtttgttttatgacATTGAGGCACACAAAATACTACATTTTTGCATAATATCTTTTGACAGGTTTTGTGCAAAAGCAAAAAGGCAAAAGAGAGCATTGAGGCAAAGTGAACAAACCTGGTCAATACAAGTCAGTCATTCATGAAATCTTACTGAACAGGGCGGGGTATgtgaagagaaaagaaaagttcAAGGCAAAACCTGAGTTTTTCCACCTACTGTGCTGCATTTGCTTCAAAGTGGAAACAAAAAGGCATCCAACGTCACAGATTGTATTTGTCTGTCAGAAACCTTTGGGTGAAAAGAACACTGGGGGAAGTCCCGGACAAGTCAGTCCCTGAGGCAGGAGACACTTGGCAGGTTTCCTACACACCTGGCCCGCTGTATCTGACCCAACACCGCTCTTTCTCAAGGCTGCTATTGTGCATCATCGTCACCACCACATATCTCACCCCAGTACATTCTTTGGTCTCCTGTGGCCCACTGGTTCTCTACATACAATATTTGTCAATGAATGACAGTTCTGCTTGGTTTTATTCTATAATAACTATTGGTAAAGAATTGCCAGTTTGAGAGACTAAACCATTAAAGACCACTGAGAGTCTGCCGTGTCGTCTGTAGTGACGTGTAAACAACCCAGTCTGTCTCCAAATGTGTCCCCCTCACGTGTAACAACTCTGACAACACAAAGCCAAGACGACACCTAGTGGCACTGGCCCAAAGTTATAACCAGATCTAACCCCGCAAGGCCTGATCCTCACACTACAACCGTGATGT
It encodes:
- the cstf2 gene encoding cleavage stimulation factor subunit 2 isoform X4 is translated as MANLAAAVVAAAGRDPAVDRSLRSVFVGNIPYEATEEQLKDIFSEVGLVVSFRLVYDRETGKPKGYGFCEYQDQETALSAMRNLNGREFSGRALRVDNAASEKNKEELKSLGTGAPIIESPYGDNIQPDEAPESISRAVASLPPEQMFELMKQMKLCVQNSPQEARNMLLQNPQLAFALLQAQVVMRIVDPEIALKMLHRQTPVQPLITSSSQGGGGPPPNQPPPQPNAPISQSQPMPGMHMNGAPQMMQGPPMGGVPGPMPGPGPVGPAGPGGIPPRGLLGDGPNDPRGGTLLTVTGDVVEPSRGFISAPPPHQGPPMHMGQMGGGPPQDMRGPPHDMRGPPMGEPRGMMGDPRGPMMEPRGPPMETRGRDPRAVDTRGPPVSGQRVPMPTGMPGPVSHSMGPNAPPSARPGPGVSGVPQAGGGFSPGQSQVTSQDHEKAALIMQVLQLTPEQIAMLPPEQRQSILILKEQIQKTAGAP
- the cstf2 gene encoding cleavage stimulation factor subunit 2 isoform X2; amino-acid sequence: MANLAAAVVAAAGRDPAVDRSLRSVFVGNIPYEATEEQLKDIFSEVGLVVSFRLVYDRETGKPKGYGFCEYQDQETALSAMRNLNGREFSGRALRVDNAASEKNKEELKSLGTGAPIIESPYGDNIQPDEAPESISRAVASLPPEQMFELMKQMKLCVQNSPQEARNMLLQNPQLAFALLQAQVVMRIVDPEIALKMLHRQTPVQPLITSSSQGGGGPPPNQPPPQPNAPISQSQPMPGMHMNGAPQMMQGPPMGGVPGPMPGPGPVGPAGGIQPPMGIPQGGPVPMDRGQGPGGIPPRGLLGDGPNDPRGGTLLTVTGDVVEPSRGFISAPPPHQGPPMHMGQMGGGPPQDMRGPPHDMRGPPMGEPRGMMGDPRGPMMEPRGPPMETRGRDPRAVDTRGPPVSGQRVPMPTGMPGPVSHSMGPNAPPSARPGPGVSGVPQAGGGFSPGQSQVTSQDHEKAALIMQVLQLTPEQIAMLPPEQRQSILILKEQIQKTAGAP
- the cstf2 gene encoding cleavage stimulation factor subunit 2 isoform X1, producing MANLAAAVVAAAGRDPAVDRSLRSVFVGNIPYEATEEQLKDIFSEVGLVVSFRLVYDRETGKPKGYGFCEYQDQETALSAMRNLNGREFSGRALRVDNAASEKNKEELKSLGTGAPIIESPYGDNIQPDEAPESISRAVASLPPEQMFELMKQMKLCVQNSPQEARNMLLQNPQLAFALLQAQVVMRIVDPEIALKMLHRQTPVQPLITSSSQGGGGPPPNQPPPQPNAPISQSQPMPGMHMNGAPQMMQGPPMGGVPGPMPGPGPVGPAGGIQPPMGIPQGGPVPMDRGQAGPGGIPPRGLLGDGPNDPRGGTLLTVTGDVVEPSRGFISAPPPHQGPPMHMGQMGGGPPQDMRGPPHDMRGPPMGEPRGMMGDPRGPMMEPRGPPMETRGRDPRAVDTRGPPVSGQRVPMPTGMPGPVSHSMGPNAPPSARPGPGVSGVPQAGGGFSPGQSQVTSQDHEKAALIMQVLQLTPEQIAMLPPEQRQSILILKEQIQKTAGAP